One genomic segment of Paenibacillus xylanexedens includes these proteins:
- a CDS encoding DUF58 domain-containing protein, translating to MTALGQRIVSAVLVVAFASLYQWHGGKAALFLSVITFLMFTGGLLLHWFGPRRIHIRRKIHTNRIEAGEQVRVLVELEFNCVIPLLWIVLCENTPAGVHRKLIFPGTRRQFSYQYECSGLRRGVYRWDTGRLYWGDMFGWNTLSAETEGGTPLIVVPQATAWGKGDSVEFAAMIEGTLSERRNSQGNRSPEFREYQQGDPLGRVHWKSTAKTGKLQTFLPDTTDIASLGILVYEGASGYDVIQRENMDAPAFERVVRAAARWIHTAERDDIPYHLWMEGGDKNYDAQDQWQHGPFHADDENHGLDKLAGARISKTQSGSVSLRTEMLDGLASGSRIVVLTGKMDQFLAEWIITAIGSGYRVEVQLTEANQDQLGSTDRLMNGLGYDNLSLERLRHSGVPIHAVTDVALSSLGKVEVTDVGA from the coding sequence ATGACTGCGCTGGGACAACGGATTGTGAGTGCTGTCTTGGTGGTGGCTTTTGCTTCCTTGTATCAGTGGCATGGGGGCAAAGCGGCGTTGTTTCTATCCGTTATAACTTTCTTGATGTTTACAGGAGGTCTGCTTCTCCATTGGTTCGGACCACGGCGTATTCACATCCGTCGGAAAATACACACGAACCGGATTGAGGCAGGCGAGCAGGTACGGGTTCTTGTCGAACTGGAATTCAATTGCGTTATTCCATTGTTATGGATCGTTCTGTGTGAGAACACACCTGCAGGTGTTCATCGCAAATTGATTTTCCCGGGAACACGGCGACAATTTTCCTATCAATATGAATGTTCCGGGTTACGCAGAGGAGTCTACAGATGGGATACGGGCAGATTGTATTGGGGTGATATGTTTGGCTGGAATACCCTCTCCGCAGAGACCGAAGGAGGTACACCCCTGATTGTTGTTCCTCAAGCAACGGCTTGGGGGAAGGGGGATTCGGTAGAATTCGCTGCGATGATCGAAGGGACTCTGTCGGAGCGAAGAAATAGCCAGGGAAACCGTAGCCCTGAGTTTCGTGAATATCAGCAGGGTGACCCACTGGGAAGAGTTCATTGGAAAAGTACAGCCAAAACGGGAAAACTTCAGACCTTTCTGCCTGATACCACGGATATAGCCTCTCTCGGCATCCTGGTGTATGAAGGCGCGTCGGGTTATGACGTAATACAACGGGAGAACATGGATGCACCTGCTTTTGAACGAGTGGTTCGTGCAGCTGCCCGCTGGATTCATACCGCTGAGCGGGATGACATTCCTTATCATCTGTGGATGGAAGGCGGCGATAAGAACTATGATGCACAAGATCAATGGCAACATGGGCCGTTCCATGCAGATGATGAGAATCATGGACTGGACAAGTTAGCGGGGGCACGAATATCCAAAACACAATCAGGCTCGGTTTCGCTTCGAACGGAGATGCTGGATGGACTGGCGAGCGGGTCGCGAATTGTGGTTCTCACAGGTAAGATGGATCAGTTTCTGGCCGAATGGATCATAACTGCAATCGGGTCGGGTTATCGTGTAGAGGTGCAATTGACTGAAGCGAACCAAGACCAATTAGGATCAACGGATAGATTGATGAATGGATTGGGATATGACAACTTAAGTTTGGAGCGGCTTCGTCACAGCGGGGTGCCGATCCACGCGGTTACAGACGTTGCGTTATCTTCATTGGGAAAGGTGGAGGTAACGGATGTGGGAGCGTAA
- a CDS encoding transglutaminase-like domain-containing protein, translated as MWERNGNQQPNSTVADLESTARTRLESAYSVYKAVNQNSVTDIKDEGYVIVPVLYKIFISAILLILSLEWIYPVTSSNQQGSERFLSVMAGLTGALLLAGLISTGWITGVLIRLFIALAALCLMYGGSDPARWAVAYPGIFSADMDTFINNWRFHSISTETRGLFMMCGWSMLMASVQSLVLLRRSVMLFGSATLLYLLLLESFAGLEVYASVIRSVLWTFLIQALLQLLRLNGGVTTPSYRGSPYGRWSAVTIVVSAGMVLLSALPGQFASIPQPERISLEQMGERIARWAGYTQHSSIPAATTVTGYSTADAPMGAPLVQGNSIFFIAKSPKVTYWRGETRSYYNGSTWSDPGQSFETNSPSGMLRTDGWENPTYWSRIRQTVTMQREWKGPNPLFTGGIPVNVSFQDKNKDNQENMFSLLSNRDSATLWLSSSGDDKMVKHYSADVMVPVATPEQLRLLEETNKGKDPAAIRRTYLQLPTSLPGRVQTLAKEIIQGSETRYDAVQAVKTYLAAHAEYTLDTRMPPRGTDFVDDFLFVTRQGYCNHFSTAMIVLLRVEGIPARWVKGFGPGVADPDVPSQYVISQGDAHSWVEVYFPGAGWMPFEATPGFTMAQGAGEDVAALAGPQPVAENPPNMSGGLGYAGAWLLARTRAIAAEPWLAAALVAAALLGAAALVRMRRLRPALRLGLLLAWPRSSFPDRERLLGAAAPVWAALARRYGPRPPGMTLREYAASPAVAAGADGADIARFAADWERLLYGPDRPLRADSLNFLRRALRLARRLQTL; from the coding sequence ATGTGGGAGCGTAATGGTAACCAGCAACCCAATTCCACTGTGGCCGACTTAGAGTCAACGGCCCGTACGAGATTAGAATCGGCCTATTCTGTATATAAAGCTGTGAACCAGAATTCTGTGACGGATATAAAGGATGAGGGATATGTTATCGTACCTGTCCTGTACAAAATTTTTATTTCGGCCATTTTACTTATACTGTCTCTGGAGTGGATATATCCTGTTACATCATCAAATCAGCAGGGCAGTGAACGGTTCTTGTCCGTAATGGCGGGATTAACGGGAGCATTGTTGCTCGCGGGGTTAATTAGTACAGGATGGATCACCGGAGTACTGATCCGATTATTCATTGCACTCGCTGCTTTATGTCTGATGTACGGAGGAAGTGATCCTGCCCGTTGGGCGGTCGCTTATCCGGGGATATTTTCAGCGGATATGGACACGTTTATAAATAACTGGCGATTCCACTCGATTAGTACAGAAACGAGAGGTTTGTTCATGATGTGCGGCTGGAGCATGCTCATGGCTTCTGTGCAATCCCTTGTATTGTTACGTCGAAGCGTTATGCTGTTTGGCAGTGCAACACTGCTCTATTTGCTTTTGCTTGAATCCTTTGCGGGGCTGGAAGTGTATGCTTCTGTAATACGGTCTGTCCTATGGACTTTTCTTATTCAGGCTCTGCTCCAGCTATTACGTCTCAATGGAGGAGTCACTACTCCGAGTTATCGCGGCAGCCCCTATGGCCGTTGGAGTGCCGTAACTATCGTTGTTTCCGCAGGTATGGTGCTTCTCTCCGCGTTACCTGGCCAGTTTGCTTCCATTCCTCAACCGGAACGCATATCTTTGGAGCAGATGGGTGAACGCATAGCTCGCTGGGCAGGTTATACACAGCACAGTAGTATCCCTGCTGCAACGACAGTCACGGGATATAGCACAGCGGACGCGCCTATGGGAGCACCGTTGGTGCAGGGGAACTCCATCTTTTTTATAGCGAAGAGTCCGAAAGTGACGTATTGGCGAGGGGAGACCCGTTCATATTATAACGGTAGTACTTGGAGTGATCCGGGTCAAAGCTTCGAAACGAACAGTCCATCCGGAATGCTACGCACAGATGGATGGGAGAATCCAACCTATTGGAGTCGCATCCGCCAAACCGTTACGATGCAGCGAGAGTGGAAAGGGCCAAATCCACTCTTTACCGGGGGCATACCGGTCAACGTATCGTTCCAGGATAAGAACAAGGATAATCAGGAAAACATGTTTTCTTTGCTGTCTAATCGCGATTCGGCAACACTGTGGCTCTCGAGCTCAGGGGACGATAAGATGGTTAAACATTATTCGGCAGACGTCATGGTTCCTGTCGCAACACCTGAACAGTTACGTCTGCTTGAGGAAACGAATAAAGGGAAAGATCCGGCAGCCATTCGCAGGACCTATCTGCAATTGCCTACATCACTCCCTGGTCGAGTGCAGACGCTCGCCAAGGAAATCATTCAAGGCAGTGAGACCCGGTATGACGCAGTGCAAGCCGTCAAGACTTATCTGGCTGCTCATGCCGAGTATACGTTGGATACCCGTATGCCACCGCGTGGAACCGATTTTGTGGACGATTTTCTATTCGTCACCCGGCAGGGGTATTGCAATCATTTCTCCACAGCCATGATTGTGTTGCTGCGTGTAGAGGGCATCCCCGCACGCTGGGTTAAAGGTTTTGGCCCCGGAGTTGCTGACCCGGATGTGCCCAGTCAGTATGTGATTTCACAGGGAGATGCACATTCCTGGGTAGAGGTATATTTTCCGGGTGCAGGCTGGATGCCGTTTGAGGCCACGCCTGGCTTCACCATGGCGCAAGGCGCAGGCGAAGATGTCGCAGCGCTCGCCGGGCCGCAGCCTGTTGCGGAGAATCCGCCGAATATGAGCGGCGGATTGGGTTACGCGGGCGCATGGCTGCTCGCCCGCACACGGGCCATTGCCGCGGAGCCATGGCTCGCGGCAGCCCTTGTGGCAGCGGCCCTGCTGGGCGCCGCTGCTCTGGTCCGCATGCGGCGGCTACGCCCCGCGCTGCGGTTAGGGCTGCTGCTGGCGTGGCCACGCAGCAGCTTTCCGGACCGCGAGCGGCTGCTGGGTGCCGCCGCTCCGGTCTGGGCGGCGCTCGCGCGCCGGTACGGCCCGCGGCCGCCGGGGATGACGCTGCGTGAATATGCAGCGTCACCAGCTGTGGCCGCAGGCGCGGACGGCGCGGACATCGCGCGGTTTGCAGCCGACTGGGAACGGCTGCTGTACGGGCCAGACCGTCCGCTGCGCGCGGACAGTCTGAACTTCCTGCGCCGGGCACTTCGTTTGGCCCGGCGGTTGCAGACGTTGTAA
- a CDS encoding GerAB/ArcD/ProY family transporter yields MLEQGRLGTRQLTTLTFMMVVGDMMLIYPSVITSYAKQDSWICAFIGVPLGMALMAMILKLCSMHPEKNLVQMARSILGFWPGTFFSCFYLFFFIIGASTHTREVGDFMTTQIFQYTPIRIIILMFVIVIGWGVWHGLETMGRSSELLMPVVIVFIVVLAVCLLPEVDTSNLKPVSDTGVVSISQGILVSIIYPIGEVVPIMMILPYAAKQAHRTRDMLIAAGLGSLVLATLVTISLLVLGAFLTQHNIYASFILSQKISIGGFFERIEAIMASSWLISTYFKAMIYLYAFIVGCAELFKLKQYRMLVIPASVLVFGLANLVSPSITFIVITVVPYWVDWDTTLGIILPGCLLLIQWLKSYRKSSVSDNNSSQG; encoded by the coding sequence ATGCTTGAACAGGGGCGCCTTGGAACAAGACAATTGACCACTCTCACTTTTATGATGGTGGTCGGGGATATGATGCTGATCTACCCCTCAGTTATCACGTCCTATGCCAAACAAGACTCCTGGATTTGTGCTTTTATAGGCGTTCCTCTGGGGATGGCACTAATGGCCATGATCCTGAAGCTATGCAGTATGCACCCAGAAAAAAATCTGGTGCAGATGGCACGAAGTATTCTAGGGTTCTGGCCAGGTACTTTCTTTTCCTGCTTCTACCTTTTCTTTTTCATTATCGGTGCCTCCACCCATACGAGAGAAGTCGGAGATTTCATGACCACTCAAATCTTTCAATACACTCCGATTCGCATCATCATTCTGATGTTCGTCATCGTGATCGGCTGGGGAGTCTGGCATGGATTGGAGACGATGGGACGAAGTAGTGAACTACTGATGCCTGTCGTTATTGTGTTTATTGTCGTTCTTGCAGTCTGTCTGCTTCCTGAGGTGGATACCAGCAATTTGAAGCCAGTAAGTGATACGGGTGTCGTCTCTATTTCCCAGGGCATTCTGGTGAGCATTATCTATCCCATCGGTGAGGTCGTCCCCATCATGATGATACTGCCCTATGCCGCCAAGCAGGCTCATCGAACACGGGATATGCTTATTGCAGCAGGCTTAGGCAGCTTGGTATTGGCAACGCTTGTTACCATATCCCTGCTGGTTTTGGGCGCCTTTCTCACGCAACATAACATATATGCTTCTTTTATTTTGTCCCAGAAAATCAGTATTGGGGGCTTTTTCGAACGTATTGAAGCCATTATGGCTTCTTCCTGGCTGATCTCTACGTACTTCAAAGCGATGATATACTTATACGCCTTTATTGTTGGCTGTGCGGAACTGTTCAAGCTTAAGCAGTATCGAATGCTTGTAATCCCCGCGTCCGTACTCGTTTTCGGATTAGCCAATCTGGTCTCACCCAGCATTACCTTTATCGTCATCACCGTTGTTCCATACTGGGTAGATTGGGATACCACATTGGGGATCATTCTCCCAGGCTGTCTTCTGTTGATACAATGGCTCAAGTCTTACAGAAAATCATCGGTTTCTGACAATAATTCCTCACAGGGATGA
- a CDS encoding Ger(x)C family spore germination protein encodes MNKSFRLIVCIAFLLPLLTGCWDRQELNELGIMLGLGVDKDGDLIKVSAQVVVPNEVSSKSGGGNGTPVTLYEASAPTLFEAIQKLTETSPRRIFMAHIRVLVFGEEYARKDGIYDVMEALMREPTARPDYYVMVARNTTASKVLDVLTPLENIPAEKLFNSLDVSAKTWSPTTTVTGDQLVEYMLTPGIQPVITGVEVVGNLARSGSKDNIGTIKSPARLNSTGLSIFKKDKLVGWLTEDESKGYNYIRDNVVSTVSHMPCRKGGNVTFKALRTKTQRKAKVIDDQPVIHIKLKNVSSIGAVECGIRIGSMKTLKELEKDSEERLIDLMEKSVNSVRRKFHIDIFGFGQEVYHADPKFFKKIEKDWDQYFENLDVKYEANVQIKRVGTLDDSFKEDLKE; translated from the coding sequence ATGAACAAGAGCTTCCGATTAATTGTATGCATTGCATTCCTGCTCCCTCTCCTTACCGGATGCTGGGATCGCCAGGAACTGAATGAACTTGGCATTATGCTGGGTCTTGGTGTAGACAAGGATGGCGATTTGATTAAAGTGAGTGCTCAGGTCGTTGTGCCGAATGAAGTATCCTCCAAGTCAGGGGGAGGCAATGGCACTCCTGTCACGCTGTACGAAGCGTCCGCGCCCACGCTGTTTGAAGCGATTCAGAAGCTGACCGAGACAAGTCCACGCCGTATATTTATGGCGCATATCCGTGTGTTGGTATTCGGAGAAGAATATGCACGCAAAGATGGCATCTACGATGTCATGGAAGCGTTAATGAGGGAACCTACTGCTAGACCCGATTATTACGTCATGGTTGCACGAAATACTACAGCTTCCAAAGTACTGGACGTACTTACCCCATTGGAAAACATTCCTGCGGAGAAGTTATTTAATTCTTTGGACGTGTCTGCCAAGACCTGGTCTCCCACAACAACCGTAACCGGAGACCAATTAGTTGAATATATGCTGACACCTGGAATACAGCCTGTAATCACTGGTGTAGAGGTCGTTGGCAATTTAGCGAGAAGCGGAAGCAAAGATAATATTGGGACAATCAAGTCTCCTGCTCGACTGAATTCTACGGGATTAAGCATCTTCAAAAAGGACAAACTGGTTGGCTGGTTAACGGAAGATGAATCGAAAGGATACAACTATATCCGCGACAATGTGGTGTCTACCGTCAGTCACATGCCTTGCCGAAAGGGAGGAAATGTGACGTTCAAAGCTCTCCGCACCAAGACCCAACGAAAAGCAAAGGTCATTGACGACCAGCCTGTGATCCACATCAAACTCAAAAATGTGTCTTCCATTGGTGCAGTAGAGTGCGGAATCAGAATTGGTTCAATGAAGACGCTCAAAGAGTTGGAAAAGGACAGTGAGGAGCGACTGATAGACCTGATGGAAAAATCCGTGAATTCAGTGCGGCGAAAGTTCCATATTGACATTTTTGGATTCGGTCAGGAAGTGTATCATGCCGATCCTAAATTTTTCAAAAAGATTGAGAAAGATTGGGATCAATATTTTGAAAATCTGGATGTTAAGTATGAAGCCAATGTACAGATCAAACGTGTAGGTACACTGGATGATTCATTCAAGGAGGATTTGAAGGAGTGA
- a CDS encoding polysaccharide deacetylase — MVQRPEFRIKELGGNSATIIHTFLSGKWYVILVRIAILLCAFAVYAGTAYASSASGSGDPISEDKNTQDKVVYLSFDDGPGNHTREVLDILRKEKVLATFFVLGEQAERYPELIRGLVEDGHALGNHTFNHQYEQLYSDFKVFWKQIKQTEEVLERITGFRPNLVRAPGGTYGHFDQSYFDLLQLGGYTVMDWNVDSGDSKRKGVPAKEILSNSTKVPAGARSVIVLMHDGGAHAETVKALPGIIKYYRDHGYRFDTIKSTDQPVQFRVHPDGKYKARKAPGKAWIAEHVEANATLWLASKKLKVEVGLAAATLQPGEFRMEGQRIMVPLRTFMKKFGGSTRWNSETRTAIAVWKERTIHADSVSGTLTTTGAIETEAVQSQGGTIWVPLRELLEQMGLRVNSLTSNEAEWTVKAGTSRSISAMNSIFNYKMI, encoded by the coding sequence ATGGTACAGAGACCGGAATTCAGAATCAAGGAATTAGGGGGAAACTCTGCAACAATCATACATACGTTTTTATCTGGAAAATGGTATGTCATTCTCGTGCGGATTGCGATATTGTTATGTGCATTTGCTGTATATGCAGGCACGGCTTATGCATCTTCTGCTTCCGGCTCAGGTGATCCAATTTCGGAAGATAAGAATACTCAAGACAAGGTAGTCTATCTGAGTTTTGACGATGGACCGGGTAACCATACCCGTGAAGTATTGGATATTTTGCGCAAGGAGAAGGTTTTGGCTACATTTTTTGTGCTGGGTGAGCAGGCAGAGCGTTATCCCGAGTTAATCCGGGGACTTGTGGAGGATGGACATGCTTTGGGGAATCATACGTTTAATCATCAATACGAACAGCTGTACAGTGATTTTAAAGTGTTCTGGAAACAGATCAAGCAAACAGAGGAAGTGCTGGAGCGTATAACCGGTTTCCGTCCGAATCTGGTGCGAGCACCAGGTGGTACCTACGGGCATTTTGACCAGAGTTATTTTGATTTGCTCCAACTGGGTGGATACACCGTCATGGACTGGAACGTCGATAGTGGAGATTCCAAGCGTAAAGGTGTTCCGGCCAAAGAGATCCTCAGCAATTCGACCAAAGTACCTGCGGGAGCACGTTCGGTCATTGTCCTGATGCATGACGGTGGTGCACATGCTGAAACGGTCAAAGCACTTCCGGGTATTATCAAATATTATCGTGATCATGGATATCGTTTTGACACCATAAAGAGTACAGATCAACCAGTTCAATTCCGTGTACATCCAGATGGTAAGTATAAGGCCCGCAAGGCGCCGGGAAAGGCCTGGATCGCAGAGCATGTAGAAGCGAACGCGACGTTATGGCTTGCAAGCAAGAAGCTGAAGGTAGAGGTGGGATTGGCTGCGGCTACCTTGCAACCGGGTGAGTTCCGCATGGAGGGTCAGCGAATCATGGTGCCTTTGCGTACGTTTATGAAAAAATTCGGGGGCAGCACTCGCTGGAACTCTGAAACAAGGACGGCCATAGCAGTATGGAAGGAAAGAACGATTCATGCAGACAGTGTGAGCGGAACACTGACAACAACAGGGGCAATTGAAACGGAAGCAGTACAGAGTCAGGGTGGAACCATCTGGGTTCCGTTACGTGAGTTACTGGAGCAGATGGGGTTGAGGGTGAATTCCTTAACCAGTAATGAAGCAGAGTGGACGGTAAAGGCGGGCACTTCCAGATCCATTTCGGCAATGAACAGCATATTTAATTATAAAATGATCTGA
- a CDS encoding spore germination protein codes for MSESSLERQDQRQISPDLSENMEYCKQVMGNSNDLMMRPLQCLHKWPAVMLYIDGLVDVQILNHSILESLLKTHELPEFSADDEHLSYLQNDILAASNVTFVDDMEDVLNALLSGSAILLLEGCARGLKIAAAGWEDRAVGEPISQTVVRGPMEGFNENLRTNTSLIRKRIRDPHLWIEEKEIGRITKTRVAVLYLKHTVDPEVVEELRRRLDEIDIDGILESGYIEELVQDETRTLFPTVYNSERPDTVCAALLEGRVAIIVDGTPFVLLVPALFVHFFQSPEDYYQRADISTLIRLIRYLSFFIALLAPSFYIAITTFHQEMLPTNMLISLAAQREGVPFPAFIEAILMELTYEILREAGIRIPKTVGQAVSIVGTLVIGQAAVDAGVVSAAMVIIVSITAISSYVIPENGLSISVRILRFVLMILAAAFGFYGILIVLLITVTHLCSLRSFGVPYMSPFAPLIQKDLKDTLFRVPWSRMKTRPLSTGTPNKTRQGSKKMKR; via the coding sequence ATGAGTGAATCGTCGCTGGAACGCCAAGATCAGAGGCAAATCTCTCCGGATCTAAGCGAAAATATGGAATACTGCAAGCAAGTGATGGGGAACAGCAACGACTTGATGATGCGCCCGCTCCAGTGTTTACATAAATGGCCTGCAGTGATGTTGTACATTGATGGATTAGTGGATGTCCAGATTCTGAATCATTCCATCCTGGAATCCCTGTTAAAGACACATGAACTTCCGGAATTCTCTGCAGATGATGAGCATCTGAGCTACCTCCAGAATGACATTCTGGCTGCGAGCAATGTAACATTTGTGGATGACATGGAAGATGTGCTTAATGCTCTCCTATCCGGTTCGGCCATCCTGCTACTCGAAGGCTGTGCACGAGGATTGAAAATTGCCGCAGCTGGGTGGGAAGACCGTGCTGTTGGTGAACCCATCTCACAGACCGTTGTTCGGGGTCCTATGGAGGGATTTAATGAAAATTTGCGTACAAATACATCCTTGATTCGCAAACGCATTCGTGACCCTCATCTCTGGATCGAAGAAAAGGAGATTGGTCGTATCACCAAAACAAGGGTTGCGGTCTTATACCTGAAGCATACCGTTGATCCGGAAGTGGTAGAGGAACTAAGGCGCAGGCTCGATGAGATCGATATTGACGGGATTCTGGAGAGCGGGTACATCGAGGAACTTGTACAAGACGAAACCAGAACGTTATTCCCCACGGTTTACAATAGTGAACGTCCAGATACGGTTTGTGCTGCCTTACTTGAGGGCAGAGTAGCCATCATCGTGGACGGTACGCCTTTTGTGCTACTGGTTCCCGCCTTGTTCGTGCATTTCTTCCAATCGCCGGAGGATTACTATCAACGGGCCGATATCAGCACATTGATTCGCTTGATTCGTTATCTGTCCTTTTTTATCGCTTTACTAGCACCATCCTTCTATATTGCCATTACCACCTTTCATCAGGAAATGTTGCCCACCAATATGCTCATTAGTCTGGCAGCTCAACGTGAAGGCGTTCCTTTTCCAGCATTCATTGAAGCCATACTGATGGAACTGACCTATGAAATTTTGCGAGAAGCAGGTATACGTATTCCGAAAACGGTCGGTCAGGCCGTTTCCATTGTCGGAACACTGGTCATTGGCCAAGCAGCCGTAGATGCAGGAGTTGTCTCCGCTGCAATGGTTATTATCGTATCCATAACGGCCATATCCAGTTATGTCATTCCAGAGAATGGACTGTCCATCTCTGTCCGAATTCTGCGATTTGTATTGATGATACTCGCGGCAGCTTTTGGTTTCTACGGTATTCTAATTGTTTTGCTCATCACGGTTACACACCTGTGCAGCTTGCGTTCTTTTGGCGTACCGTATATGTCTCCCTTTGCGCCTCTGATTCAGAAAGATCTGAAAGATACGCTGTTTCGTGTACCCTGGTCCCGTATGAAAACCCGTCCACTCTCTACGGGTACACCGAACAAAACCAGACAAGGCAGCAAAAAAATGAAGCGTTAA
- a CDS encoding AAA family ATPase, protein MSYIRMEHEHAVELLNRVMKRVESVIIGKKTEIRYVLTAMLSGGHVLLEDVPGTGKTMLVRAVASALDCSMGRIQFTSDVMPADVTGTSIYHPHTAEFKFRPGPVMSNVVLADEINRASPRTQSALLEAMEERRITVDGTTYALPRPFFLLATQNPLQFEGTYRLPEAQLDRFIMRIGLGYPDPEQELELLTRMQGREELDELRPVLLAEEVVAMQREVKQVHVDPVVKQYLVAVAVASRNLPAVRLGISPRGTLAWMAAAQSFAYLQGRSYVIPDDVKEVAVPVLSHRIQLKAQNRAEVWGQVQVIEEALSSVPVPVQMASQGRGRRQ, encoded by the coding sequence ATGTCTTATATCCGAATGGAACATGAACATGCGGTCGAATTGTTAAACAGGGTCATGAAGCGTGTTGAGAGTGTGATTATTGGCAAAAAAACAGAGATTCGTTATGTCCTCACTGCAATGCTCAGTGGAGGTCATGTACTTCTGGAAGATGTGCCGGGTACCGGGAAAACGATGCTGGTTCGTGCCGTTGCTTCTGCACTGGACTGCTCCATGGGCCGGATTCAATTCACGTCCGATGTCATGCCGGCAGATGTTACGGGCACTTCAATCTATCATCCACATACAGCTGAATTCAAGTTTCGGCCCGGACCCGTCATGTCCAATGTTGTCCTGGCTGATGAAATAAATCGCGCTTCACCACGCACTCAGTCTGCCCTGCTGGAGGCAATGGAGGAACGACGTATTACGGTTGATGGCACAACCTATGCCTTGCCACGCCCTTTCTTTCTGCTGGCGACACAGAATCCGTTACAGTTCGAGGGTACGTACCGTCTGCCTGAAGCGCAACTGGATCGATTTATCATGAGAATTGGACTTGGGTATCCCGATCCGGAACAGGAATTAGAATTGTTAACGCGCATGCAAGGTAGAGAGGAGCTTGATGAACTTCGCCCTGTCCTACTTGCTGAAGAGGTCGTAGCCATGCAGCGTGAAGTCAAACAGGTACATGTTGATCCGGTCGTCAAACAGTATCTGGTGGCCGTTGCTGTAGCCTCTCGCAACCTTCCGGCAGTCAGACTGGGCATCAGTCCGCGTGGAACACTGGCCTGGATGGCTGCGGCGCAGTCATTTGCCTATCTTCAAGGACGCAGTTATGTCATCCCGGATGATGTGAAAGAGGTAGCTGTGCCTGTCCTTTCCCACCGTATTCAATTGAAGGCACAGAACAGAGCGGAGGTTTGGGGGCAAGTTCAAGTCATTGAAGAAGCATTGTCATCGGTCCCGGTACCTGTACAGATGGCATCACAGGGAAGGGGACGGAGGCAATGA
- a CDS encoding DedA family protein, whose protein sequence is MELLEKIQHLFGSYGYSVLFFGLLLEFIALPFPGETTMAYAGFLSYKGHLDFGILTILAFLGTTIGMTITYFIGAKAGLPFITRYGKWFLLKQDKLDKTQKWFAKYGNALIFIGYFIPGVRHFTGYFAGIAAVPFRKFALYAYSGALFWVVLFLGIGKIFGPQWNAVFHLAHQYAAYIVGGIGLLLIVAVLYRYRKAWTARSTVSKPAPVRQRQK, encoded by the coding sequence TTGGAATTGCTTGAGAAGATCCAACATCTGTTTGGGTCCTACGGATACAGCGTTTTGTTTTTTGGCTTGTTGCTTGAATTCATCGCACTTCCCTTTCCTGGTGAAACAACGATGGCTTACGCAGGGTTTCTCTCCTACAAGGGGCATCTCGACTTTGGAATCCTCACCATACTGGCTTTTCTGGGGACAACGATTGGCATGACCATCACTTATTTTATTGGAGCCAAGGCAGGACTGCCCTTTATAACACGATACGGAAAATGGTTTCTGCTAAAGCAGGACAAGCTCGATAAAACGCAAAAGTGGTTCGCCAAGTATGGTAATGCCTTAATCTTCATCGGTTATTTCATTCCGGGTGTAAGGCATTTCACAGGATATTTCGCGGGCATAGCCGCTGTTCCCTTTCGCAAATTCGCTCTCTACGCCTATTCAGGCGCACTGTTCTGGGTTGTACTGTTTCTGGGCATTGGCAAAATATTTGGCCCTCAGTGGAACGCCGTATTCCATCTGGCTCATCAATATGCAGCATATATCGTGGGAGGAATCGGCCTATTGCTTATCGTAGCTGTGCTCTATCGTTACCGCAAAGCATGGACAGCAAGATCCACCGTATCCAAGCCAGCCCCTGTTCGACAAAGACAAAAGTAA